The genomic stretch GAACAGGATCTGCGCCAGTTTGCTCTGGCAGTAGGCGCGCACGCCGCTATAGCCGTGGGTCAGCATGACATCGCTGAAGTCGATCGCCTGCTGGCCGGCCGAGGCAACGTTGACGATGCGCGCCGGAACGCTCGCCTTAAGCAGCGGCAGAAGTTCCGAGGTCAGCAGGAAACCGGCGAGATAGTTGACGGCGAAGCGCAGTTCGTAGCCATCGGCGCTGATCTGCCGTTTGGCGCCTGCCGTGCCGATGCCGGCATTGTTGATGAGGATGTCGAGCCGGTCCGTTCGGGCGCGTACGGCCTCGGCGAGGCGGCGAATTTCGGCCAGCGAGGCGAGGTCGGCGGCGAAGAACTCGGCCTTGCCGCCGGCGGCTTCGATTTCAGCGACCGCTGCCTTGCCGCGCGTTACATCGCGACCGTGCACCAGCACACGGGCGCCAGCGGCACCCAGCCTTTGCGCCACGACGCGGCCGACGCCGTCGGTCGAGCCGGTGATGAGGATTGTCTTGTCTTTCAGATCCATGTCGGGAGCCTCCTGTCTGTTGCTCCAGACGCAAGATGGGACGCCTGACGGATCTCAAGCAGTTCAAACTTTATCCTGGTATCAGTACTGCTATAATAGGCATCATGGATGCTCCCTCTCATTCCGCCGAAGACAGCCGCCGGCGCGAACTCGGTGCTTTCCTGCGCTCGCGCCGCGAAAGGCTGACGCCCTCGGCAACCGGAATCACGACTGGTCTCAGGCGGCGCACGCCGGGCCTGCGTCGTGAGGAGGTGGCGATGATCGCCGGCGTCGGCACCACCTGGTACACCTGGCTGGAACAGGGCAGGGATGTGCGCCCTTCCGTGGAGGTGCTGACGGCGCTGTGCGGGGCGCTGCGCCTCGACGCCGCCGAGAAGCGGCATCTGTTCACGCTTGCCGGCCGCCAGCAGCCGGAGCGGCGGCGCATCGCGGCTGGAAAGGTCGAAGGTCCCCTGCTGCATATGCTGCAAAGCCTTGTCCTGCAGCCCGCCTATGTCGTCGGCCCGCGTTGGGACGTGCTGGCCTGGAATGACGGGGCCGTTGCCATTTTCGGCGATTACGGTCTGTTGGAGGGCGACGCCCGCAACATCATCCACGGCGTGTTTACCGACCCGCACCGGCGGCATTTGCTGGTCGACTGGGAGCAGCTGGCACGTGCAACCCTTGCCGCGTTCCGGGCTGAGAGCGCGAAATATGTCGGCGATCCGGATTTCGAGCGGCTGATCGCGCTGATGATGCGCTCAAGTCCCGAGTTCCGTGAATGGTGGCCGCAGCGCGATGTGGTGCACCGCCTGTCCGGCATGAAGCATCTGCGCCACCCGATCGCCGGCGCGATGGTGTTCGAGCATATGAGCCTGTCGATCGATGACGGCTCGGACATGAAGCTGATCGTCTACACGCCGCTCGCCGAGCAGAACTCGATTGCCAAGCTGCAGTCCTTGCTGGACGCGCTGCCGGCCGAGCGGCGCAGCGCCTGAGTCGTCGCGGCAGCGATCAGGGCTTCGGCTTCAGCCCCTCAAGGAACAATTGCTCGAGGAACCTCGCAGCGTCCTCGAAGCGGCCGTCGCCGCCGCGGTTCGGCCCGAGCACGGCGCGGACCTGGACGTCGAAATCGGCATAATGCTGTGTCGTTGCCCAGATCGAGAAGATCAGGTGCCAAGGGTCGGTGCGGGCGATCTTGCCGGCGCGCATCCAGCCCTTGATGACGGCGGCTTTCTCGTCGACCAGCGTCTTCAAATCGCCGGCCAACAGCGGCATGATGCGTGGCGCGCCTTGTAGGATCTCGTTGGCGAACAGCCGGCTCTCGCGCGGGAAATCGCGCGCCATTTCAAGCTTGCGCCTGATATAGCTCCTGAGTTCGGTCATCGGGTCGCCGATGTCGTCGAGTTCCCTGAGCGGCGCCAGCCAGGTGTCGAGCAGGCGCTGCATCAATGTCTCGTGGATGTCCTCCTTGCGGCGGAAGTAATAGAGCAGGTTGGGCTTCGACATGCCGGCGGCCTCGGCGATCTGGTCGATGGTCGAGCCGCGAAAACCGTTGGTGGAGAACAC from Mesorhizobium sp. NZP2077 encodes the following:
- a CDS encoding TetR family transcriptional regulator C-terminal domain-containing protein yields the protein MNTGTEAPRRTRIQQEKRELILEAALEVFSTNGFRGSTIDQIAEAAGMSKPNLLYYFRRKEDIHETLMQRLLDTWLAPLRELDDIGDPMTELRSYIRRKLEMARDFPRESRLFANEILQGAPRIMPLLAGDLKTLVDEKAAVIKGWMRAGKIARTDPWHLIFSIWATTQHYADFDVQVRAVLGPNRGGDGRFEDAARFLEQLFLEGLKPKP
- a CDS encoding helix-turn-helix transcriptional regulator, which produces MDAPSHSAEDSRRRELGAFLRSRRERLTPSATGITTGLRRRTPGLRREEVAMIAGVGTTWYTWLEQGRDVRPSVEVLTALCGALRLDAAEKRHLFTLAGRQQPERRRIAAGKVEGPLLHMLQSLVLQPAYVVGPRWDVLAWNDGAVAIFGDYGLLEGDARNIIHGVFTDPHRRHLLVDWEQLARATLAAFRAESAKYVGDPDFERLIALMMRSSPEFREWWPQRDVVHRLSGMKHLRHPIAGAMVFEHMSLSIDDGSDMKLIVYTPLAEQNSIAKLQSLLDALPAERRSA
- a CDS encoding SDR family oxidoreductase, with the translated sequence MDLKDKTILITGSTDGVGRVVAQRLGAAGARVLVHGRDVTRGKAAVAEIEAAGGKAEFFAADLASLAEIRRLAEAVRARTDRLDILINNAGIGTAGAKRQISADGYELRFAVNYLAGFLLTSELLPLLKASVPARIVNVASAGQQAIDFSDVMLTHGYSGVRAYCQSKLAQILFTVDLAEQLKGTGVTVNALHPASYMDTTMVRQAGVTPWSSVETGAAAIVNLATSPALEGRAGLYFDGLRESRADAQAYDARARQQLRSLSLDLVGLASPEQKEQHS